A DNA window from Siniperca chuatsi isolate FFG_IHB_CAS linkage group LG6, ASM2008510v1, whole genome shotgun sequence contains the following coding sequences:
- the rpl36 gene encoding 60S ribosomal protein L36 yields MAIRYPMAVGLNKGHPVTKNVTAPKHSRRRGRLTKHSKFVRDMIREVCGFAPYERRAMELLKVSKDKRALKFIKKRIGTHIRAKRKREELSNVLAAMRKAAAKKD; encoded by the exons ATGGCTATTCGCTACCCCATGGCCGTTGGCCTTAACAAAGGCCACCCCGTCACGAAAAATGTAACTGCTCCCAAACACAGCCGCCGGCGTGGG CGTCTGACCAAACACAGCAAGTTTGTTCGAGACATGATCCGTGAAGTGTGTGGTTTTGCTCCATATGAGAGGCGAGCCATGGAGCTGCTGAAGGTGTCAAAGGACAAGAGAGCCCTCAAGTTTATCAAAAAGAGG ATTGGCACTCATATTCGGgccaagagaaagagagaggagctgAGCAACGTACTGGCTGCCATGAGGAAGGCTGCCGCCAAGAAGGACTAA